In a single window of the Salvelinus namaycush isolate Seneca chromosome 6, SaNama_1.0, whole genome shotgun sequence genome:
- the LOC120049145 gene encoding E3 ubiquitin-protein ligase TRIM39-like, protein MASSSNVLSKEQFLCSICLDVFTEPVSIQCGHNFCMACIRKYWDSNDLCQCPMCTNTFDKRPVLFVNALISEMAAQFRKSVKRKATSSPDQCPAKPGEVSCDVCTETKLKALKSCLVCLTSYCETHLEPHQRVAALKRHKLINPVDNLEDKICKTHERLLELFCRNDQMCVCVLCIKTDHETHHTVPLEEEFGERKGKLEKTHAKVQQQIQEKLEKVQEIKHSVDLSKRNSERKITDSAQVFTALMRSIEKNVADLIEVIEKKQEAAERQAEELIKELQQEITELKRRSTDLEQLSHTEDHLHLVQSFPSLCTPPPTKDWSEISVHSDLCVMSLKRVVFQLEETLNKEIEKLPEIKLKRIQQYAVDVTLDPDTAQRELILSEDRKEVRYGDTRQNLPNNPKRFDPVLIVLGKEGFSSGRFYYEVTVTGKTGWSLGVARESINRKGNITLSPDSGCWAVVLTDRSKYAACAPIFTPLYLREKPQKVGVFVDYEEGQVSFYDVEARSHIYSFNGYIFTEKLYPCFNPSVNHDGKNSAPLIISPVNHTSLRKAEGLIKELEQETTELKRRSTELEQLSHTEDDLNLLQSFPSPCSPPLTKDSDLCVGIVRRAVSQLEETVMSEMKRLFDDELKRIQQYAVDVTLDPDTASPWLILSKNGKEVRAGEKKQKLPNNPKRFDSAVNVLGKKGFSSGRFYYEVTVTGKTEWNLGVARESINRKGTVALSPDNGRWAVILRDGSKYTACAPTRVHLCMREKPQKVGVFVDYEEGQVSFYDVEARSHIYSFTGYIFTEKLYPYFSPLLNDGGKNSTPLIISPVNHTD, encoded by the exons ATGGCATCCTCCAGCAATGTCCTGTCTAAAGAGCAGTTCCTGTGCTCCATCTGTCTGGATGTGTTCACTGAGCCGGTCTCTATTCAATGTGGACACAACTTCTGCATGGCCTGTATCAGAAAGTACTGGGATAGCAATGACCTGTGCCAGTGCCCCATGTGtacaaatacatttgataaaaGACCAGTTCTCTTTGTAAATGCTTTAATTTCTGAGATGGCTGCTCAGTTCAGGAAGTCAGTTAAAAGGAAAGCTACCAGCAGCCCAGACCAATGCCCTGCAAAACCTGGAGAAGTGTCCTGTGATGTCTGCACTGAGACGAAGCTCAAGGCACTGAAGTCCTGCCTGGTATGTCTGAcctcttactgtgagactcacctgGAGCCTCATCAGAGAGTCGCAGCCTTAAAGAGACACAAGCTGATCAACCCTGTTGATAACCTGGAAGACAAAATATGCAAGACACACGAGAGACTCCTGgagttgttctgtaggaatgaccagatgtgtgtttgtgtcttgtGCATAAAAACAGACCACGAGACTCACCATACTGTCCCTCTAGAGGAAGAGTTTGGAGAGAGGAAGGGTAAATTAGAAAAAACACACGCAAAAGTGCAACAGCAAATCCAGGAGAAACTAGAGAAGGTTCAGGAGATCAAACACTCAGTAGATCTCAGCAAGAGAAACTCAGAGAGAAAGATCACAGACAGCGCTCAGGTCTTCACTGCTCTGATGCGCTCCATTGAAAAGAACGTGGCTGATCTCATTGAGGTGATTGAGAAGAAGCAGGAAGCAGCAGAGAGGCAGGCTGAAGAACTCATTAAAGAGCTGCAGCAGGAAATCACTGAGCTAAAGAGGAGAAGCACTGACctggagcagctctcacacactgaggaccacctccATCTAGTCCAGAGCTTTCCATCCTTATGCACCCCTCCGCCCACCAAggactggtctgagatcagtgtTCACAGTGATCTCTGTGTGATGAGTTTGAAGAGAGTGGTGTTTCAGCTGGAAGAGACACTGAATAAAGAGATTGAGAAGCTGCCTGAAATCAAACTGAAGAGGATTCAGCAGTATGCAGTGGATGTGACTCTGGACCCTGATACAGCACAACGTGAACTCATCCTGTCTGAGGATCGGAAAGAAGTAAGATATGGAGACACACGACAGAATCTCCCTAATAACCCAAAGAGGTTTGATCCTGTCCTTATTGTCTTAGGAAAGGAGGGATTCTCCTCAGGGAGATTTTACTATGAGGTGACTGTTACAGGGAAGACTGGGTGGAGTTTAGGAGTGGCCAGAGAGTCCATAAACAGGAAGGGGAATATCACACTGTCCCCCGATAGTGGATGCTGGGCTGTGGTCCTGACAGATAGGAGTAAGTACGCAGCTTGTGCCCCCATCTTTACCCCCCTCTACCTGAGAGAGAAGCCCCAGAAGGTGGGGGTATTTGTTGATTATGAGGAGGGGCAGGTCTCCTTTTATGATGTGGAGGCCAGATCTCATATCTACTCTTTCAATGGCTACATCTTCACAGAGAAACTATATCCATGCTTCAACCCTAGTGTTAATCATGATGGTAAAAACTCTGCCCCTCTGATCATTTCTCCTGTCAACCACACA TCACTGAGGAAGGCTGAAGGGCTCATTAAAGAGCTGGAGCAGGAAACCACTGAGCTAAAGAGAAGAAGCactgagctggagcagctctcacacacTGAGGACGACCTAAACCTCCTCCAGAGCTTCCCATCCCCGTGCAGCCCTCCActcaccaaggacagtgatctGTGTGTGGGGATTGTGAGGAGAGCCGTGTCTCAGCTAGAAGAGACAGTCATGAGTGAGATGAAGAGGTTGTTTGATGATGAGCTGAAGAGGATTCAGCAGTATGCAGTGGATGTGACTCTGGACCCCGATACAGCAAGCCCCTGGCTCATTCTGTCTAAGAATGGGAAAGAAGTGAGAGctggagaaaaaaaacagaagCTCCCTAATAACCCAAAGAGGTTTGATTCTGCCGTTAATGTCTTGGGAAAGAAAGGCTTCTCCTCAGGGAGATTCTACTATGAGGTCACTGTTACAGGGAAGACTGAGTGGAATTTAGGAGTGGCCAGAGAGTCTATCAACAGAAAGGGGACTGTCGCATTAAGCCCTGATAATGGACGCTGGGCAGTGATCCTGAGGGATGGGAGTAAGTACACAGCTTGTGCCCCGACCCGTGTCCACCTCTGCATGAGAGAGAAGCCCCAGAAGGTGGGGGTGTTTGTGGATtatgaggagggtcaggtctcATTCTAtgatgtggaggccaggtctcaTATCTACTCTTTCACTGGCTACATCTTCACTGAGAAACTCTATCCATACTTCAGCCCTTTGCTCAATGATGGTGGTAAAAACTCTACTCCTCTAATCATCTCTCCTGTCAATCACACAGACTGA
- the LOC120050078 gene encoding E3 ubiquitin-protein ligase TRIM39-like: protein MATSNPMSEEQFLCSICLDVFTEPVTTSCGHNFCRTCISGYWKTIDLCQCPICTHKFHTRPDLRVNTFIVEMAAQFRKKATSSPDQCPAKPGEVSCDVCTETKLKALKSCLVCLTSYCETHLEPHQRVAALRRHKLINPVDNLEDRICKTHERLLELFCRNDQMCVCVLCIKTDHKTHHTVPLEEEFGERKGKLEKTHAKVQQQIQEKLEKVQEIKHSVDLSKRNSERKITDSAQVFTALMRSIEKNVADLIEVIEKKQEAAERQAEELIKELEQEITELKRRSTDLEQVSHTEDHLHLVQSFPSLCTPPPTKDWSEISVHSDLCVMSLKRVVFQLEETLNKEIEKLPEIKLKRIQQYAVDVTLDPDTAQRELILSEDRKEVRYGDTRQNLPNNPKRFDPVLIVLGKEGFSSGRFYYEVTVTGKTGWSLGVARESINRKGNITLSPDSGCWAVVLTHRSKYAACAPIFTPLYLREKPQKVGVFVDYEEGQVSFYDVEARSHIYSFNGCIFTEKLYPCFNPSVNHDGKNSAPLIISPVNHTD from the exons ATGGCTACCTCCAATCCCATGTCTGAAGAGCAGTTCCTGTGTTCTATCTGTCTGGATGTATTCACTGAGCCGGTCACAACTTCATGTGGACACAACTTCTGCAGGACCTGTATCAGCGGATACTGGAAAACCATTGACCTGTGCCAGTGTCCAATATGTACGCATAAGTTCCACACGAGACCAGACCTTCGAGTCAATACATTCATTGTTGAGATGGCTGCTCAGTTCAGGAA GAAAGCTACCAGCAGCCCAGACCAATGCCCTGCAAAACCTGGAGAAGTGTCCTGTGATGTCTGCACTGAGACGAAGCTCAAGGCACTGAAGTCCTGCCTGGTGTGTCTGACTtcttactgtgagactcacctgGAGCCTCATCAGAGAGTCGCAGCCTTAAGGAGACACAAGCTGATCAACCCTGTTGATAACCTGGAAGACAGAATATGCAAGACACACGAGAGACTCCTGgagttgttctgtaggaatgaccagatgtgtgtttgtgtcttgtGCATAAAAACAGACCACAAGACTCACCATACTGTCCCTCTAGAGGAAGAGTTTGGAGAGAGGAAGGGTAAATTAGAAAAAACACACGCAAAAGTGCAACAGCAAATCCAGGAGAAACTAGAGAAGGTTCAGGAGATCAAACACTCAGTAGATCTCAGCAAGAGAAACTCAGAGAGAAAGATCACAGACAGCGCTCAGGTCTTCACTGCTCTGATGCGCTCCATTGAAAAGAACGTGGCTGATCTCATTGAGGTGATTGAGAAGAAGCAGGAAGCAGCAGAGAGGCAGGCTGAAGAACTCATTAAAGAGCTGGAGCAGGAAATCACTGAGCTAAAGAGGAGAAGCACTGACCTGGAGCAGGTCtcacacactgaggaccacctccATCTAGTCCAGAGCTTTCCATCCTTATGCACCCCTCCGCCCACCAAggactggtctgagatcagtgtTCACAGTGATCTCTGTGTGATGAGTTTGAAGAGAGTGGTGTTTCAGCTGGAAGAGACACTGAATAAAGAGATTGAGAAGCTGCCTGAAATCAAACTGAAGAGGATTCAGCAGTATGCAGTGGATGTGACTCTGGACCCTGATACAGCACAACGTGAACTCATCCTGTCTGAGGATCGGAAAGAAGTAAGATATGGAGACACACGACAGAATCTCCCTAATAACCCAAAGAGGTTTGATCCTGTCCTTATTGTCTTAGGAAAGGAGGGATTCTCCTCAGGGAGATTTTACTATGAGGTGACTGTTACAGGGAAGACTGGGTGGAGTTTAGGAGTGGCCAGAGAGTCCATAAACAGGAAGGGGAATATCACACTGTCCCCCGATAGTGGATGCTGGGCTGTGGTCCTGACACATAGGAGTAAGTACGCAGCTTGTGCCCCCATCTTTACCCCCCTCTACCTGAGAGAGAAGCCCCAGAAGGTGGGGGTATTTGTTGATTATGAGGAGGGGCAGGTCTCCTTTTATGATGTGGAGGCCAGATCTCATATCTACTCTTTCAATGGCTGCATCTTCACTGAGAAACTATATCCATGCTTCAACCCTAGTGTTAATCATGATGGTAAAAACTCTGCCCCTCTGATCATTTCTCCTGTCAACCACACAGACTGA